One Deefgea tanakiae genomic region harbors:
- a CDS encoding PAS domain-containing hybrid sensor histidine kinase/response regulator, with the protein MFAWYFSARELNRQAQIQFEQQSEPLISALKLRVKSLSLGLRGARTVPLMVNGELRPQHFRNYMATRKLADEFPGALGFGFIRRVQTQDLETFVADQRVFRPEFSVKSLGQSAGAKFIIQYIEPLAPNRKAVGLDVASEPTRKAAAMLAMQTGEMAMTAPIQLVQAGKSEAGFLLMLPYYLRPMEGVEYGSVKDREDLLIGWVYTPVQMSLLVAGLGDLLGQRIDFEIYSGDAVKQSALIYDDDGHVAKTGRTSVTQRTFSRQVHIEMGGQIWTVVLSSNARFTKEFDGWLPVIVLCLGLLLTTLVTIALANAARLKNRAQALAEAMSLQARQREVQLDAVLDNTPDVIVTADRHGTIIRANHTVKRLLGFEPEALIGKNVTVLMSETDAALHEQYVERYRYRGHAAVMGKDRALWAKHVDGHLMPVEVNLNQFELEGSVFLVAQIRDISVRLQGESALRASQRQLSMIVDSAGLGTWDLNLVTGDAYFGGVYGEMLGFNTQALIPNVKTWRELVHPEQLQLFEGLLEAHLAGFAPVFSCEVQMKMADDSWKWVHTIGRLYEYDEQGTPLKIAGIRLDIDSRKRNELAVIEKDKTLQQLQQQLSSVINSATEISIIATNAQGLIEVFNVGAEKMLGYSADEMVGLQSPAVLHDVNEVIARGQLIYEQTGVLVSGFDVFVYFARQGISDSNEWTYVCKNGTRLTVNLMVTARHNEAGSVVGYLGVATNVTEQKKINAILEAATEEAVQANRAKSDFLANMSHEIRTPMNAVIGFSNLLSDTPLNETQLDFVNSIQQSGDALLSLINDILDFSKIEAGYLELEEIEFDLRYLLEGVLDIVAEKTARQNLDLACIVDPRLPQKFIGDPGRLRQVLLNLLNNAIKFTAEGEVVARVVMTQREANQCHLRFAIKDSGIGMSVAAKDKLFKPFSQADSSTTRRFGGTGLGLSICKRLIDAMNGEIGVESEVGAGSEFWFEVMLPVVLEGVGQLPAPEPLQGKKVLVIDDFAANRELIKLQLETFGMEAVSFDSSQSALHALRVEPHEYVLALIDMQLPDVDGLMLAKCIRELDACADMPLILLTSMAVPGMAADAKLAGYSGFLTKPIRQSQLIYAIEETFKMQHQPKSMQSLVTAHRLAEQIAASKPYILLAEDNPINQKVAVLMLEKLGCRVDVAVNGQIALEAVQENQYDVVLMDCQMPVMDGFAATNAIRALPISVANVYIVALTANAFQSDIDQCYAAGMSDFVAKPIYLNEISQALQRGLSQSGRLIQLDSDSEQGEGMTEVNDLDLALQLELKDITQMFIELEQAVGMDMKDELLALFFPTLDECVEGLQQAIPGGDTTSVVSFAHKLKGAAGQLGAARLAGYSKAIEVAAKSGDLEVAAKEFVSLQALGAKISERLRVA; encoded by the coding sequence ATGTTTGCTTGGTATTTTTCTGCGAGAGAATTAAACCGCCAAGCACAAATTCAATTTGAGCAACAATCAGAGCCGCTGATTAGTGCGCTCAAGCTTCGTGTAAAAAGTCTGTCTTTGGGTTTGCGTGGTGCGCGGACAGTTCCTCTGATGGTTAATGGTGAACTCAGGCCGCAGCATTTTCGTAATTACATGGCAACGAGAAAATTGGCGGATGAATTTCCGGGGGCTTTGGGATTTGGTTTTATTCGTCGTGTTCAAACGCAAGATTTAGAGACATTTGTGGCGGATCAGCGTGTTTTTCGCCCTGAGTTTTCGGTGAAGTCTTTGGGTCAGAGCGCGGGTGCAAAATTCATTATTCAATATATCGAACCTTTGGCGCCGAACCGCAAAGCGGTGGGCTTAGATGTTGCCAGTGAGCCAACAAGAAAAGCGGCCGCAATGCTGGCGATGCAAACGGGCGAGATGGCGATGACTGCACCGATTCAATTGGTGCAGGCCGGTAAGTCTGAGGCTGGTTTTTTGCTCATGCTGCCTTACTATCTGCGCCCGATGGAGGGTGTTGAGTACGGGTCGGTGAAAGATCGTGAAGACTTGCTAATTGGGTGGGTGTACACCCCCGTGCAGATGAGTCTATTGGTTGCTGGTTTGGGGGATTTACTGGGGCAAAGGATTGATTTTGAAATTTATTCGGGTGACGCTGTTAAACAAAGCGCTTTAATCTATGACGATGATGGCCATGTCGCAAAGACAGGGCGAACTTCTGTGACGCAAAGAACTTTCTCACGGCAAGTTCATATCGAGATGGGCGGGCAGATTTGGACGGTGGTGCTGAGTTCAAATGCACGGTTCACTAAAGAGTTCGATGGATGGCTGCCGGTTATTGTGCTCTGCCTAGGTTTATTACTCACTACCTTGGTGACAATTGCATTGGCTAATGCGGCCCGCCTTAAGAATCGTGCGCAAGCCCTCGCGGAGGCGATGAGTTTGCAGGCGCGACAACGTGAAGTGCAGCTTGATGCGGTGTTGGACAATACCCCTGATGTCATTGTTACAGCGGATCGGCACGGCACAATTATTCGCGCCAATCACACGGTAAAACGTTTATTAGGCTTTGAGCCTGAAGCGCTAATAGGAAAAAATGTTACGGTACTGATGAGCGAAACGGATGCTGCACTGCACGAGCAGTATGTTGAGCGTTACCGTTATCGTGGACATGCTGCGGTGATGGGTAAGGATAGAGCGTTGTGGGCCAAGCATGTTGATGGTCACTTGATGCCAGTTGAAGTGAACTTGAATCAGTTTGAATTGGAGGGCTCTGTTTTCCTCGTTGCGCAAATTCGCGATATCAGCGTGCGCTTACAGGGGGAGAGTGCTCTGCGAGCGAGTCAGCGACAATTGTCAATGATTGTTGATTCAGCTGGGCTTGGTACTTGGGATCTCAATCTGGTGACTGGTGATGCCTATTTTGGTGGTGTCTATGGTGAAATGCTGGGCTTTAACACGCAGGCGCTAATACCTAATGTAAAAACTTGGAGGGAGTTGGTCCATCCAGAGCAGCTGCAGTTGTTTGAGGGTTTGTTAGAGGCACATCTGGCTGGATTTGCCCCTGTCTTTAGCTGTGAAGTGCAAATGAAGATGGCTGACGACTCATGGAAATGGGTGCACACGATTGGTCGACTCTATGAATATGATGAGCAAGGGACGCCGCTAAAAATTGCTGGCATTCGTCTTGATATTGACTCCCGAAAACGCAATGAACTGGCAGTGATCGAGAAAGATAAAACGTTGCAGCAACTTCAGCAGCAGCTTAGTAGTGTGATCAACTCAGCAACTGAAATCTCCATCATTGCCACTAATGCTCAAGGCTTGATCGAGGTATTTAATGTTGGTGCTGAGAAAATGCTTGGTTATTCTGCTGATGAAATGGTGGGCTTGCAAAGCCCTGCTGTTTTGCATGACGTTAATGAAGTCATTGCTCGTGGTCAACTTATTTATGAACAAACGGGTGTGCTGGTTTCTGGGTTTGACGTCTTTGTTTATTTTGCTCGGCAAGGCATTAGTGATAGCAATGAGTGGACCTATGTCTGCAAAAATGGCACGCGATTAACGGTTAATCTGATGGTTACCGCAAGGCATAATGAGGCTGGCAGTGTTGTTGGTTATTTGGGGGTGGCGACCAATGTTACTGAGCAAAAGAAAATCAATGCCATTCTCGAGGCGGCAACCGAAGAGGCTGTGCAGGCCAATCGAGCTAAAAGCGATTTCTTGGCCAATATGAGTCATGAGATTCGAACTCCGATGAATGCGGTGATTGGGTTTTCAAATCTATTGTCTGATACGCCGTTGAATGAAACCCAGCTTGATTTTGTGAATTCGATTCAGCAGTCGGGTGATGCGCTATTGAGTTTGATTAACGATATTTTGGATTTTTCCAAAATAGAAGCGGGATATTTAGAGCTGGAGGAAATCGAGTTCGACCTCCGCTATTTGTTGGAGGGTGTCCTAGATATTGTTGCTGAAAAAACAGCGCGACAAAATCTAGATTTAGCGTGCATTGTTGATCCGCGCTTGCCTCAAAAATTCATTGGTGATCCCGGGCGTTTACGGCAGGTCTTATTAAACCTCTTAAATAATGCCATCAAGTTTACCGCTGAGGGCGAGGTAGTGGCTAGAGTTGTGATGACGCAGCGCGAGGCGAATCAGTGTCATTTGCGTTTTGCTATTAAAGATAGCGGGATTGGTATGTCAGTCGCTGCAAAAGACAAACTATTCAAGCCATTTTCTCAGGCTGATAGTTCAACGACGCGACGTTTTGGTGGCACAGGTTTAGGTTTGTCGATTTGCAAGCGATTGATCGACGCAATGAATGGGGAAATTGGGGTTGAGAGTGAGGTTGGTGCGGGGTCTGAGTTTTGGTTTGAGGTGATGTTGCCGGTAGTTCTGGAGGGGGTTGGTCAACTGCCTGCGCCTGAGCCATTGCAGGGTAAAAAAGTGTTGGTGATTGATGATTTCGCCGCGAATCGTGAGTTGATTAAATTGCAGCTAGAAACGTTTGGTATGGAGGCTGTGAGTTTTGATTCATCCCAATCGGCGCTGCATGCTTTGCGGGTTGAGCCGCATGAATATGTGCTGGCCTTGATTGATATGCAGTTGCCCGATGTGGATGGTTTGATGTTGGCAAAGTGTATTCGTGAGTTGGATGCCTGTGCCGATATGCCTTTGATATTGTTGACCTCGATGGCTGTGCCGGGTATGGCTGCGGACGCTAAATTGGCAGGTTATTCTGGGTTTTTGACTAAGCCGATTCGGCAAAGTCAGCTTATTTATGCGATTGAAGAAACTTTTAAAATGCAGCATCAGCCAAAATCGATGCAGTCTCTAGTAACAGCGCATCGCTTGGCTGAGCAGATTGCTGCGTCTAAGCCATACATCTTGTTGGCAGAAGATAATCCTATAAATCAAAAAGTGGCTGTTTTGATGTTGGAGAAATTGGGCTGTCGTGTTGATGTGGCAGTCAATGGCCAAATAGCGCTCGAGGCGGTGCAAGAAAATCAATATGACGTGGTGTTGATGGACTGCCAGATGCCGGTAATGGATGGATTTGCTGCGACTAATGCAATTCGTGCGTTGCCAATCTCTGTAGCTAACGTCTATATTGTGGCTCTTACTGCAAATGCATTTCAGTCCGATATTGATCAATGTTATGCGGCCGGAATGAGTGATTTTGTCGCCAAACCGATTTATTTAAATGAAATTTCTCAGGCTCTGCAGCGTGGCTTGTCGCAGTCCGGCCGTTTAATTCAATTGGATTCTGATTCTGAACAAGGAGAAGGTATGACCGAAGTCAACGACTTGGATTTAGCATTGCAGCTAGAGTTAAAGGATATTACTCAAATGTTTATTGAGCTTGAGCAGGCGGTGGGGATGGATATGAAAGATGAGTTGCTAGCCTTGTTTTTTCCAACTCTCGATGAATGTGTTGAGGGGCTTCAGCAGGCTATTCCTGGTGGTGACACAACGAGTGTCGTGAGTTTTGCGCATAAGTTAAAAGGAGCTGCGGGTCAGTTGGGTGCGGCTCGATTGGCTGGGTATAGCAAGGCGATAGAAGTGGCAGCAAAAAGTGGTGACTTAGAGGTGGCCGCTAAAGAGTTTGTGTCATTGCAGGCTCTTGGAGCAAAGATTAGTGAGCGATTACGCGTGGCCTAA
- the metG gene encoding methionine--tRNA ligase → MTRKILVTSALPYANGAIHLGHLVEYIQTDIWVRFQKSRGHECHYVCADDTHGTPIMLRAEKEGITPEALIERVHGEHSRDFAGFHVAFDNYYSTNSPENRAFAYDIYAKLKANNKIAKKTISQLFDPEKEMFLPDRFVKGECPKCGAKDQYGDNCEVCSATYSPTELKNPYSAVSGATPVLRDSEHYFFKLGECEDFLKSWTTTPGKLQQEASNKMQEWFESGLTDWDISRDAPYFGFEIPDAPGKYFYVWLDAPVGYMASHKNLCDRLGLDFNEYWNKDSKTELYHFIGKDILYFHSLFWPAMLEYSGYRTPTAIYSHGFLTVDGAKMSKSRGTFITAESYLSHLNPEWLRYYYAAKLSNTTEDIDLNLEDFAARVNSDLIGKYVNIASRAAGFISKRFEGKLHNGVFAADDYAVMPAIVELQKKLQGASENIAKHFEAREYGRAIREIMALTDDINQYVDAVKPWEMAKHPEQSANLHAVCSFLINAFRILTIYLKPVLPKLASDVEAFLNVAPMQWADAQHLLLDHTINTYSHLMVRIDPKNIAAMVEENKQSLEPTPSNTAPVAAPAFEIPTIAETCSIDDFMKVDLRIARIANAQHVEGAEKLLQLTLDLGNETRNVFAGIKSAYKPEDLIGKHTVMVANLAPRKMKFGMSEGMVLAAGGDGGLYILEPHEGAKPGMRVK, encoded by the coding sequence ATGACACGTAAAATCCTCGTTACTTCTGCCCTTCCCTACGCCAACGGCGCAATTCACCTCGGCCACTTGGTGGAATACATCCAAACCGATATTTGGGTTCGCTTCCAAAAATCACGCGGCCACGAATGCCACTATGTCTGTGCGGATGACACGCACGGCACACCGATTATGTTACGCGCAGAAAAGGAAGGGATTACGCCCGAAGCCTTGATCGAACGCGTCCACGGTGAACACTCACGTGATTTCGCAGGTTTTCACGTCGCGTTCGATAATTACTACAGCACCAACAGCCCAGAAAATCGCGCGTTTGCCTACGATATTTACGCAAAACTGAAAGCCAATAACAAAATTGCAAAGAAAACCATTTCGCAATTATTCGATCCAGAAAAAGAAATGTTCTTGCCAGATCGTTTCGTTAAAGGCGAATGCCCTAAGTGCGGCGCAAAAGATCAGTACGGCGATAATTGTGAGGTATGTAGCGCAACCTATTCACCGACAGAGCTTAAAAACCCATACTCCGCTGTATCAGGCGCGACACCGGTATTGCGTGACTCGGAACACTATTTCTTTAAACTGGGCGAATGCGAAGACTTCCTCAAGTCTTGGACCACCACACCAGGCAAGTTGCAACAAGAAGCATCCAACAAAATGCAGGAATGGTTCGAGTCAGGTTTAACCGACTGGGATATTTCGCGCGACGCACCGTATTTTGGCTTTGAGATTCCCGATGCGCCGGGCAAGTATTTTTATGTTTGGCTCGATGCGCCGGTTGGCTATATGGCCAGCCATAAAAATCTCTGTGATCGCCTCGGCTTAGACTTTAACGAATACTGGAACAAAGACTCAAAAACTGAGTTGTATCATTTCATCGGCAAAGATATTTTGTACTTCCACTCACTCTTCTGGCCAGCGATGCTCGAGTATTCGGGCTACCGTACGCCAACAGCGATTTACAGTCACGGCTTCCTAACCGTTGATGGCGCAAAAATGAGTAAATCACGCGGCACATTTATTACCGCTGAATCGTACTTGAGCCACCTGAACCCAGAATGGTTGCGCTACTACTACGCCGCCAAGCTATCCAACACCACCGAAGACATCGACTTGAATCTCGAAGACTTCGCTGCGCGCGTTAATAGCGATTTGATTGGCAAGTACGTCAATATCGCCAGCCGTGCGGCGGGCTTTATCAGCAAGCGTTTTGAAGGGAAATTACATAACGGCGTGTTTGCAGCTGATGATTACGCTGTCATGCCAGCGATTGTTGAATTGCAAAAGAAACTGCAAGGCGCTAGCGAAAACATCGCCAAGCATTTCGAAGCGCGTGAATACGGCCGTGCGATCCGCGAAATCATGGCATTGACCGACGACATCAACCAATATGTTGATGCGGTTAAACCTTGGGAAATGGCTAAACATCCCGAGCAAAGCGCAAATCTGCATGCGGTATGCAGCTTCTTGATCAATGCCTTCCGCATTTTGACGATCTACCTCAAGCCTGTCTTGCCAAAATTGGCGAGCGATGTTGAAGCCTTCCTCAATGTGGCGCCAATGCAGTGGGCCGATGCGCAGCATTTATTGCTCGACCACACCATCAACACCTACAGCCACTTGATGGTGCGGATTGATCCGAAAAATATTGCTGCGATGGTTGAAGAAAACAAACAAAGCCTCGAGCCAACCCCAAGCAACACCGCACCTGTTGCTGCGCCAGCTTTTGAAATCCCAACGATTGCCGAGACCTGCAGCATTGATGATTTTATGAAAGTCGATTTGCGTATCGCGCGCATCGCCAACGCCCAACACGTGGAAGGCGCAGAAAAACTGCTGCAACTCACGCTCGATTTAGGCAACGAAACGCGTAATGTGTTTGCTGGCATTAAATCGGCCTACAAGCCAGAAGACTTGATCGGCAAACACACCGTGATGGTCGCTAACCTTGCACCACGCAAGATGAAGTTTGGTATGTCCGAAGGCATGGTCTTGGCGGCGGGTGGCGATGGAGGTTTATACATCCTTGAGCCGCATGAAGGTGCCAAACCGGGAATGCGGGTAAAATAA
- a CDS encoding acylphosphatase: MIKAMHFLVTGLVQGVGFRFASCEKAQQLGICGWVKNRPDGKVELWAEGSAVALDQLTIWLQQGPTAARVDHVTIERADIKQYTEFQIKG; encoded by the coding sequence ATGATCAAAGCAATGCATTTTTTGGTGACAGGCTTAGTGCAAGGCGTCGGTTTTCGTTTTGCCAGTTGCGAAAAAGCACAGCAACTCGGGATTTGTGGCTGGGTCAAAAACAGGCCCGATGGCAAGGTTGAGCTATGGGCAGAGGGCAGCGCAGTGGCACTCGATCAACTCACCATTTGGTTACAACAAGGCCCCACAGCTGCCAGAGTCGATCACGTTACCATAGAGCGGGCTGACATCAAGCAATATACCGAATTCCAAATCAAAGGTTAA
- a CDS encoding WbuC family cupin fold metalloprotein: MSTTTFIDQALLSALLDEAAQSPRLRKNRNFHADDAASCHRLLNALQPDTYVQPHCHFSEDKDETMVVLSGRMGVLIFNKDGMVISQQVVAAGTDCIGVNIPSGVIHSLVALEPTVFFEAKAGPYVPVADNERAKWAPSEGDEAVEIYREWMRSLFD, translated from the coding sequence GTGAGTACAACGACTTTTATCGACCAAGCTTTGTTGTCTGCTTTGTTGGACGAGGCGGCGCAAAGCCCACGCTTGCGCAAAAATCGTAATTTTCATGCAGATGATGCCGCCAGTTGTCATCGTTTGCTCAATGCTTTGCAGCCCGATACCTACGTGCAACCGCATTGTCATTTCTCGGAAGACAAAGATGAAACAATGGTGGTGCTGAGTGGGCGGATGGGCGTGCTGATTTTTAATAAAGACGGCATGGTCATTTCACAGCAAGTTGTGGCTGCAGGCACTGATTGCATTGGCGTAAATATTCCATCCGGTGTGATTCACAGTTTGGTCGCTTTAGAGCCAACCGTGTTTTTTGAGGCTAAAGCGGGCCCGTATGTGCCGGTGGCTGATAATGAGCGCGCGAAGTGGGCGCCGAGTGAAGGCGATGAGGCGGTTGAAATTTACCGAGAATGGATGCGTTCTTTATTTGATTGA
- a CDS encoding (2Fe-2S) ferredoxin domain-containing protein has protein sequence MSHYQHHVFFCLNQRAPGERQSCNSCGADTLWAYAKDRVKALGLNGDGKVRINKAGCLERCEEGPVIVIYPEETWYTYIDKEDIDEIINEHLLNGRVVERLLIPARPAAN, from the coding sequence ATGAGCCATTACCAACATCATGTGTTTTTTTGCTTAAATCAACGCGCCCCAGGTGAGCGTCAATCTTGCAATAGCTGCGGTGCAGATACACTTTGGGCCTATGCCAAAGATCGCGTCAAAGCACTGGGCTTAAATGGTGACGGCAAAGTTCGCATCAATAAAGCTGGCTGTTTGGAGCGCTGTGAAGAAGGCCCTGTGATCGTTATTTATCCCGAAGAAACTTGGTATACCTATATCGACAAAGAGGATATCGACGAGATCATCAACGAACATTTGTTAAACGGCCGAGTGGTTGAGCGCTTGCTCATTCCTGCACGACCCGCCGCCAATTGA
- a CDS encoding alpha/beta hydrolase — MTIPRKAVTFELIEIAGPAGKLECLRLDAQTETAIGIVLVAHPNPTEGGTFNNKIVHTLAKTLSRLGYIAYCPNLRGVGLSEGEHSRGEFEPDDMAAVLAFARAHHPQLTRLTLAGFSFGTLIQSRLRERLTDSEVEGMILIGPAVSRYAFPNVPKGTLVIHGEEDEVISLSAVLNWARPQQLPIIVAPGVGHFFHGRLTQLAELVHEAWRKR; from the coding sequence ATGACCATACCCCGCAAAGCAGTCACTTTTGAACTCATCGAAATTGCCGGTCCCGCTGGTAAATTAGAATGTTTGCGCCTCGACGCCCAAACCGAAACTGCCATCGGTATTGTCTTGGTCGCCCACCCCAATCCCACTGAAGGTGGCACCTTTAATAACAAAATCGTTCACACGCTCGCCAAAACACTTTCTCGACTCGGCTACATTGCCTACTGCCCGAATTTGCGCGGCGTCGGTTTGTCTGAAGGCGAGCATAGTCGCGGTGAGTTTGAGCCCGATGATATGGCGGCGGTACTTGCATTTGCCCGCGCCCACCATCCACAGCTCACGCGACTGACTTTGGCGGGTTTTTCTTTTGGTACCTTGATACAAAGTCGCTTACGTGAACGCCTGACAGACAGCGAAGTCGAAGGAATGATTTTGATTGGCCCCGCAGTCAGCCGCTACGCCTTTCCGAATGTACCTAAGGGCACACTGGTTATTCACGGCGAAGAAGACGAAGTGATTAGTCTAAGCGCAGTACTCAATTGGGCGCGACCGCAACAATTGCCGATTATCGTCGCCCCCGGCGTTGGGCATTTTTTCCATGGCAGACTCACCCAACTTGCCGAACTCGTACACGAGGCGTGGCGCAAACGATGA
- a CDS encoding energy-coupling factor ABC transporter permease, producing the protein MNLPASFFPHWLLILSALSSVMLCGWAAKKETWHTLNQTQITSWLCCSVILLVTWQLKAQIYAGIAFHILGATALTLIAGPYRALLSMAALLGMDLGLTGGDIASWGLSFWLIGVLPVLSTQSLLLFAQNRFSPNLFVYIFVNCFAAGAISMWLFGIANCILLYLTKAYSPQFLFEEMLPIYFLMGWPEAFITGLNLTLLVIWRPEWVISFNDRLYLQKR; encoded by the coding sequence ATGAATTTGCCTGCGAGTTTCTTTCCTCATTGGCTTTTAATCCTTAGCGCTTTATCGAGCGTCATGCTGTGCGGCTGGGCCGCGAAGAAAGAAACATGGCATACGCTAAACCAAACCCAAATCACGAGCTGGTTATGCTGCTCGGTGATTTTACTGGTCACATGGCAACTCAAAGCCCAGATATATGCAGGCATTGCCTTTCATATCCTAGGAGCTACTGCGCTCACACTCATCGCAGGTCCTTACCGAGCATTACTAAGTATGGCGGCCTTACTGGGTATGGACCTGGGATTGACTGGTGGAGATATAGCAAGCTGGGGATTATCATTTTGGCTCATCGGAGTTTTACCCGTTTTAAGCACACAATCGCTCTTACTGTTTGCCCAAAATCGATTCAGCCCCAATCTTTTTGTTTATATTTTTGTAAATTGTTTTGCAGCAGGGGCAATTTCAATGTGGCTATTTGGCATTGCCAACTGCATCTTGCTCTATCTCACCAAAGCCTATTCGCCCCAGTTCTTATTTGAAGAAATGCTACCCATCTATTTTTTAATGGGCTGGCCCGAAGCATTCATTACCGGCTTAAATCTCACCTTACTCGTCATTTGGCGCCCTGAATGGGTAATCAGTTTTAATGACCGACTTTATCTGCAAAAAAGATAA
- a CDS encoding sensor histidine kinase: MRQIRTDLNLIFIAIVTTVLTISGAISYYRTQNQLNIELEAFSRSLDARLQSVLPGIMWNFDDQQLALVLDAEMRSPDIRALEVSNMEVMLAGRLRESGTVAPILSPTTFSGPDTHTTTINYLQNQDKHPLGTVKITITRDRINGLLRKIIIEKLIEILLLDALLLIALSTTLQRMVISPLSLLGKKLSQAAQSSKDLEEIELPNNPYKEFTDLTDGFTRIVSRLKDDVNIRSQAEKEMRTAKDAAETALGQLKEAQNSLVQSEKMASLGSLVAGIAHEINTPVGIILTSASVLHDDSVLFREKIESGNMKKSEVISYSQTAEQSSSLIISNAMRAADLIQSFKRVAVDQTSEARRDFELGKYLQEIITSIGPALKHSQITINIICPEAIELEGYPGAISQIITNLINNAALHAFTEDLPSSKKHVNIVAERYFNTVTLHVSDNGSGIDEAVISKIFDPFYTTKRANGGSGLGLNIVFNLVTQTLGGHIHVKSTVGKGTSFIMTFPAMAPKPKELRTPNA; encoded by the coding sequence ATGCGCCAAATACGGACTGATTTAAATTTAATCTTTATTGCGATTGTCACCACGGTGCTTACCATCTCAGGCGCCATCTCCTACTATCGCACTCAAAATCAACTCAATATTGAGCTAGAAGCATTTAGTCGATCACTCGATGCACGACTACAAAGTGTTTTACCCGGCATTATGTGGAATTTTGATGACCAGCAACTGGCCCTAGTACTAGACGCGGAAATGCGCTCGCCCGACATCCGGGCACTCGAAGTTTCTAACATGGAAGTGATGTTGGCCGGCCGCTTACGCGAAAGCGGCACTGTTGCCCCGATTCTTTCGCCAACTACATTCTCAGGGCCAGATACGCACACTACCACGATTAACTACCTACAAAATCAAGACAAACACCCGCTCGGCACAGTCAAAATAACGATCACCCGCGACCGAATTAACGGTTTACTACGCAAAATTATTATTGAAAAACTGATCGAAATATTATTGCTCGATGCTTTATTACTGATTGCGTTATCGACCACACTACAACGCATGGTGATTTCACCGCTGTCGCTACTGGGCAAAAAATTAAGCCAAGCCGCACAATCGAGCAAAGATCTTGAAGAGATCGAACTACCCAACAATCCCTACAAAGAATTTACGGACCTCACTGATGGTTTTACCCGCATCGTGAGTCGACTCAAAGATGACGTAAACATTCGCAGCCAAGCGGAAAAAGAAATGCGTACCGCTAAAGACGCAGCTGAAACGGCACTAGGCCAATTAAAAGAAGCTCAAAACAGCCTCGTTCAATCTGAAAAAATGGCTTCGCTGGGTAGCTTAGTTGCAGGCATTGCTCATGAAATCAACACGCCAGTTGGTATTATTCTCACGAGCGCCTCGGTATTGCATGATGATTCAGTGCTATTTCGCGAGAAAATTGAATCGGGTAATATGAAAAAATCAGAAGTGATCAGCTATAGCCAGACGGCTGAACAATCATCATCGCTGATTATTAGCAATGCAATGCGCGCAGCGGATTTAATCCAAAGTTTTAAACGAGTTGCTGTTGACCAAACCTCTGAAGCAAGACGCGATTTTGAGCTGGGCAAATACCTGCAAGAAATCATTACCAGTATTGGACCAGCATTAAAGCACTCACAAATCACCATCAATATTATTTGCCCTGAAGCCATTGAACTTGAAGGCTATCCCGGTGCAATATCGCAAATCATCACTAATTTAATCAATAATGCGGCGCTTCATGCCTTTACTGAGGATTTACCCAGCAGCAAAAAACACGTCAACATTGTTGCAGAGCGATATTTCAATACCGTCACGCTACACGTGTCTGACAACGGCAGTGGCATTGACGAAGCCGTTATTTCTAAGATTTTCGACCCTTTTTATACCACCAAACGTGCCAATGGCGGCAGCGGCTTGGGCTTGAACATTGTTTTTAATCTTGTGACCCAAACCTTGGGTGGCCACATTCACGTAAAATCGACCGTCGGCAAAGGCACTTCATTCATAATGACCTTCCCCGCCATGGCACCAAAACCGAAAGAGCTCCGTACACCTAATGCCTAG